ATTTGAGAAAGCCAACATCATTCTTCCGTAATCATGGAAATGGTTTTCATTTACTTGTGGAAGGTATCCTAGTTTCTTTAAGAAAACAGTAATTAATGCCATTACAGTAATTGCCGAAACCCAGTATCCTGAGAATACAAACCATCCGTATAAAGTAGAGAACCAGTGTGGATCAATTGACATTGTGAAATCCCAAGCCATCATAGAAGATGTTACGGCAAAGAATACAGCAAATACAGCTGATCTTTTAAATGCTTTCTTATACCATTTTGTTCCACCTTCGTTGTCTTCTCGAATAGAGAATTTTGTTAATGCTCTACCAAAAAGAATCCATCCAACAATGTAGATAACTGCTCTTAGCAAAAAGAAAGGATTGTTTAGATATCCTGCCTTTCCTGCGATAAGTTTATCGTAATCTGGGTTTACAACGGCTCCAGCAACAGTATCATCATTAGTATATTCTAAAGCTCCTTCAGCTCCTGGAATCAGGTGAGTAAATCTCAAAGATTCATCCATCCAGTGATATAGGTGGTGTTTGTGCATTACTGCCATTACAATAATGAAAAGCATTACTCCACCCCCAACAACTAAGTAAGAATACATTGCTTGAGGAATTCTCAAGATTAGTGCAGACCAACCTGATTGTGATACGTATTGAATTGCATAGAAGAACAAAGCTCCTAAGGCAATGGTAAAGAAGAAGAAGTTTGCAAACATAAGTCCAGACCAAGGTCTTTGATGCTTGGCGTGGAAATAATGAATTGCGATATCGCTAACTCTCTCAACGGAGTCTGCGTCCTTCATTTCTTGTTCTGTAAAATGTGCATGATAATGATCCGCAAGTTTTTCGAAAAGTGGAGCGTAAACACCGAAATAGTGTGCATGCTCGCTATGAGGTAAATCGGCATCTTTTAGCGCTTGTGCTTTAATGTTTGCCTTAATCTCTTTTTCTGAAAATTGCTTATGCATATCAAATCCAAGTTCTTTAGCAAAAACTTCGACTTGGTGTTTTATTTCTTCATCGGTATGATGCTCAGAATTTGCAGACATAAACCCAAGGGTTCCCGCAATAACTCCAATAGCTATAAGGATGAAAGAAAAAACTTTTGCTTTTTGTGAAAAAGTATACATCGTTCCTAAGTAATTTTTCTATTATTTTTTCCCTTGTTGTAAAACGTGAACATATCCTGTGATCTTCCATCTTTCTTCAGCCGTAAGTTGTGAGGCATGAGGTCCCATGGCATTGAGTCCATAAGTGATGGTGTGATAAATATGTCCGTCTGTCAAATTCTTCATAGTGGATCCACTACGTCTTGCTTGTGCATCATCGGCATAAGATGGAACAGCTCCGTAGATAGGATTTTTAATAGATCCTTTCCCGTCTCCTTTCTTTCCATGACAATGGGCACAAAACTGAAGATAAAGTTTTTTTCCTTCCTTCGTTTCTTTTTCATTCATCTCGAAAGGGTTCTTCATTTCTTCACCTGCTTTTTTGTATCCCTCAAGATTGTTTTCATACTCAAATGGCATGAATCCTCTTGGAATGGTATTTTCTACAGGGGTTCTTGCAGCCATATTGTCCTCATAGATTTTATTTTCTCCATAAGTTTCATAAGATGGGCTACGGTACATATTTGGCATATACTCATATCCTGGATCATCTTTCCCGGCACCACAAGATGTAAGGGCGAAAGCGATACCCAAAGAAGCTACTATGGGCTTGGCTATGTTGGTAATAATCTTCATATCTTCCTTACTTATTCTTCAGTTTGAATTTTTACTTCTTCTGCTCCAGTTTCAAGCATCATAGCCTTCAACTCTTCTTCATTTCCATGAGCATGGATTTCCATCAAAAACTTATCATCTGTTGTTCTTGGATCTGGTGAAGTTGCATTCGAACCTGGATACAGTTTACAACGAATAAGATAAGTAATAATCATCAAGTGGGCAGCAAACATTACTGTTAGCTCAAATGTGATTGGGATAAAAGAAGGTAAGTTATCAATTAAGCTAAAGCTTGGTTTACCTCCAATATTTTGTGGCCAATTATAAATCATAATATACCACATCATCCACAAGGCGAAGATGGCTCCGATCACTCCATAAATAAATGAAGCAATTGCCAAACGGCTGTGTTTTAATCCAAGTGCATGATCGAGTCCGTGCACTGGGAAAGGTGTATAAACTTCATCGATATGAACGCCTTTTCCGCGGATATCTTTAACGGCATCCATTAGGATATCGTCGTCACCGTAAATTGCATATACTTTATTACTCATGATGATCTCCTCCTTTTTTGTATTGTGAACCTGAAGACTTAACGATAGATTTTAGTTCGGCCTGTGCAATTACAGGGAATGTTCTTGCATACAATAAGAAAAGTACGAAGAAGAATCCGATAGTACCAAGGTACACTCCTACATCAATAAATGTTGGTGAAAACATTGACCAAGAAGATGGCAAGAAATCACGGTGTAGAGAGGTTACGATGATTACAAATCGCTCAAACCACATTCCAATGTTTACAAAGATTGAAAGTACAAATGTAAACACGATGTTTGTTCTCAATTTTTTAGACCACATAAACTGTGGTGAGAATACGTTACAAGTCATCATTGACCAGTACGCCCACCAGTAAGGTCCTGTTGCTCTGTTTAGGAAAGCGTATTGTTCATATTCTACTCCAGAATACCAAGCAATAACAAGCTCCGTGATATAAGCAACCCCTACGATAGATCCTGTAACCATAATGATGATATTCATTAACTCGATATGTTGCATCGTGATATATGCTTCCATATTGGTTACTTTTCTCATTACAAGTAAAAGGGTTTGTACCATGGCAAATCCTGAGAAGATCGCTCCTGCAACAAAGTAAGGAGGGAAAATCGTGGTGTGCCATCCTGGAATTACAGAGGTAGCAAAGTCAAAAGATACAATGGTGTGTACCGAAAGTACCAGTGGCGTTGCAAGTCCTGCAAGAACCAAAGAGATTAATTCAAATCTTTGCCAGTCTTTAGCCTTTCCAGTCCATCCGAATGCAAGGATTTTATAAATTCTCTGTGTGTATTTTCCTACTCTTGCTCTGTCACGGATCATGGCAAAATCAGGAATTAATCCCATATACCAGAATACCAATGATACAGAAAGGTAAGTAGAAATTGCAAATACATCCCATAGTAGTGGCGAGTTGAAGTTTACCCAAAGGGTTCCCAACTCATTTGGGATTGGCATTACAAAATAAGCGAGCCAAGGACGTCCCATGTGAATGATTGGGAAAAGTCCGGCTTGGACTACCGCAAAAATGGTCATGGCTTCCGCAGAACGGTTGATTGACATTCTCCATTTTTGACGGAATAATAAAAGTACGGCTGAGATAAGGGTTCCGGCGTGACCGATTCCTACCCACCATACGAAGTTGGTGATATCCCAAGCCCAGTTAACGGTTTTGTTTAGACCCCAAACACCGATTCCCTCTGAAATGGTGTAAACAATGGATCCTATTCCCCATAGGAATGCTACAAGGGAAAAGCTGAAAAGAATCCACCAATGTTTATTGGCTTTTCCTTCTATCGGACGAGCGATATCCTCTGTGATTTCATGGTAAGTCTTATCTTCCAGAATAAGAGGTTCACGTATAGGTGATTCGTAATGCATAATAAACTGTTTATACTATCGCTAAAATTATAGGTTTCTTACTTTTGTTTGATACCACACAGATGGCTGTGTGTTCAATTGTTCTAGAGAGTGATAAGCTCTTGGTGATTCTTTCAACTCTGCCACTTCGTGGTCTTTGTTCATTGAATCTCCAAACACCATTGCTCCTGTGTCACACGCTAAAGTACAAGCGGTTTGTGCTTCGTGATCCTTCACTTGACGACCTGCTTTCTTGGCGTCTAGTTTTGTCTTTTGGATCATGTGTACACACATAGAACATTTTTCAATAACTCCTCTAGATCTTACAACTACATCTGGGTTCAATACCATTCTTGAGTATTCGTCATTCATTACGAAATCGAAATCATCATTTTGTGAGTATTGGAACCAGTTGAAACGTCTTACTTTGTAAGGACAGTTGTTTGCACAATATCTTGTTCCGATACAACGGTTATAAGCCATGTGGTTCAACCCTTCACGTGAGTGTGAAGTTGCAGCTACTGGACATACATTCTCACATGGAGCATGATTACAGTGCTGACACATTGTTGGTTGGAATACCACTTGTGGAGTTTCTGAAGGAATTTCCATGTCTAAATACATGTCAATTACATCCATCAATCCATCTGTATTGGCATTTTCTTTTGTTGTATCAGATGAGTAATAACGGTCGATACGCAACCAGTGCATCTCACGTCCTACTCTTATTTCTTCTTTTCCTACAACTGGTACATTGTTTTCTGCATGACAAGCTACCACACAGGCTGCACAACCATTACATTTTGTAAGGTCGATGCTCAAATTCCAGAAATGTACATCTCTTTCAAATTCTTGCCAAAGGGTTACTTTTTCTACATGCTTCTTTCCTTTATGAGTATCAAGGAAAATATGATCGGTTCCAGCAGTTGGGTCTTTTTGGAATTCAGCAAAAGTAGTTTCTTTGATGATTTCCGAACGATCCATAGCAGTTGAAGCAACTTGTGTAAGGGCAAATTCGTGACCTCCACTTGCTCCAGAAGTTTTTTCAATTTTGAAGTTATCGCTTGTCAATGAGAAGTTGTTGTACAACTCATAAGCATTGATTCCAAAATTAAATACTTCTTTACCTGCATGGGTTCTACCATATCCTACAGCCAATCCTACTGTACCTCTTGCTTGTCCTGGTTGAACAAGTACTGGTACTTTTTCAATAGTTGTAGATCCGTTGCTCAATGTTACATAAGCTCCGTTGATAGATCCGTTTGATTGCATTTCGTTTTCAAGTCCCCATTCTTTAGCATCTGAAGCGTTTACCGTAAGGTAGTTGTCCCAAGTTGCTTTAGAAATTGGATCTGGAAGTTCCTGTAACCAAGGGTTGTCAGCATGACTTCCGTTTCCGATACCAGACTTTGTATAAAGAGTCATTTCAAGTCCAGAAGCTTTTCCTGCATTAGCCTTAATCGCATTGGCAATAGCCATAAAATCAACAGCTGATGAAGTTGCCGTTTCTGGTGTTTCTGTTTCTGCTGCTACTACTGGTGCTTCTTCTGTTGGAAGAACAGCTGCCGCTTTCGTATCTGCTAAGAAACCATCATGAAGACATTGATTCCAGCTTTGTCCGTTTAACAAATTGGTATCCCAATAAGTTTTTAGGGCTGTGTAGGCATCAGTCTCTTCACCTAACCATTTCAATAATGATACATTCCATTGGCGTGTATCAAATAATGGTGAAATAGTAGGTTGGATTAATCCAATATAGTTTTTTGTTGGTTGTGCATCTCCCCAAGATTCAAACAAATGATTATCTGGAGTGATATACTCACACAAAGCTGTAGTTTCGTTTTCTTTTAATGTAAAAGAAACAGTGAGTGCTACTTTTTTAATAGCATCTGCAAATTTAAGGCTCGATGGAAGTGTGTAAGCTGGGTTTACATTGTGAAGCATTAAAGCTCCAACTTTTCCAGCGTTCATATCTTTGATAAGTTGAGCAACATCTGCGTCATTTCCTTGTCTTTGGAAAGATACATTGTCCATATCAATAGTAGATCCATAAGAAGCAATCAATTCGTTGATCTTATTGACTACCATTTGGATATTTTTATCACTTGAACCAGAAACAACCAATGATTTCCCTTTGGCTACCCAAAGTTCATTGGCTACAGTTTTTAGTTGCTCATCAAGATTAGATTTTTTTGAACTGTAGGTTTGAGCACCTGCTTTTTGAGCAAGCATATTGTACAAGTTCAAAAGTAAAAGTCCTTCTTGTGATGGTTTGATTGGGAATCTATAATCGGCATTGGAACCTGTTAGAGACATATTTGCCTCAAACTGGTAATGCTTATTCATTCTTCCTGACTCTGGATTTCTTCCTTTGGCATAATCGGCACCAAATTCATTTTCTGTCCAGTCTTGGATAAAATCGGCTCCGAAAGAAACGATGATATCTGCTTTATCAAACTTATAAGTAGGTAAAACTCTTTTTCCAAACATTTCTTTGTTTGCATCTAGCATGGCACTGTAAGAAACAGCATCGTAGGTTACATGCGAAAAGTTTGTATAAGTTGTTTTGTATTTTTCAATAACTGCTTTTATTGATGGTGAGATGATTGTTGAAGTCATCAATACCATTCTTTTATCGGCAGAAAGTGCTTTTAGTTTTGAAGATATTTCTTTGTCAACTGTTTCCCAGTTTGAGTCTTCTCCCCCTTTCATTGGGTTAATTACTCTTCCTGAATCATACAAAGAAAGTAGTGATCCCATCACACGAGCCGAAAGACCTTTTCCGTAGGCTGCATCTGGGTTTGCTTTTAAGAAAATAGGACGACCTTCTCTGTTTTTTACTAAAACAGATGCGTAGTCATGTCCATCAAAGTAAGTAGATGCATACCAGTTGGCTTCTCCAGCAACTACTTCTTCTGGTTTTACAACATAAGGAATTGCCTTGTAAACAGGAGCTTCACATGAAGCAATTGTTGCCGCAGCGGTACTAAATCCTACAAACTTCAAGAAATC
The sequence above is a segment of the Flavobacteriales bacterium genome. Coding sequences within it:
- a CDS encoding quinol:cytochrome C oxidoreductase; this encodes MYTFSQKAKVFSFILIAIGVIAGTLGFMSANSEHHTDEEIKHQVEVFAKELGFDMHKQFSEKEIKANIKAQALKDADLPHSEHAHYFGVYAPLFEKLADHYHAHFTEQEMKDADSVERVSDIAIHYFHAKHQRPWSGLMFANFFFFTIALGALFFYAIQYVSQSGWSALILRIPQAMYSYLVVGGGVMLFIIVMAVMHKHHLYHWMDESLRFTHLIPGAEGALEYTNDDTVAGAVVNPDYDKLIAGKAGYLNNPFFLLRAVIYIVGWILFGRALTKFSIREDNEGGTKWYKKAFKRSAVFAVFFAVTSSMMAWDFTMSIDPHWFSTLYGWFVFSGYWVSAITVMALITVFLKKLGYLPQVNENHFHDYGRMMLAFSNLWTYLWFAQFMLIWYANIPEEVTYYWIRFEEYKVPFLLTVVLNWGVPILFLMSRDSKRSMGMITFAGIFMLLGHALNTYMLIMPGSVGAHWHIGFTEIGLFLGFMGLFIFVTLRSLSKRKLVQENHPMHEESKHHTIH
- a CDS encoding cytochrome c — protein: MKIITNIAKPIVASLGIAFALTSCGAGKDDPGYEYMPNMYRSPSYETYGENKIYEDNMAARTPVENTIPRGFMPFEYENNLEGYKKAGEEMKNPFEMNEKETKEGKKLYLQFCAHCHGKKGDGKGSIKNPIYGAVPSYADDAQARRSGSTMKNLTDGHIYHTITYGLNAMGPHASQLTAEERWKITGYVHVLQQGKK
- a CDS encoding DUF3341 domain-containing protein, which encodes MSNKVYAIYGDDDILMDAVKDIRGKGVHIDEVYTPFPVHGLDHALGLKHSRLAIASFIYGVIGAIFALWMMWYIMIYNWPQNIGGKPSFSLIDNLPSFIPITFELTVMFAAHLMIITYLIRCKLYPGSNATSPDPRTTDDKFLMEIHAHGNEEELKAMMLETGAEEVKIQTEE
- a CDS encoding TAT-variant-translocated molybdopterin oxidoreductase, whose translation is MASKKIYYSSIQELEKHPAIEEIQSREFQESPEETTEKVEESSTSRRDFLKFVGFSTAAATIASCEAPVYKAIPYVVKPEEVVAGEANWYASTYFDGHDYASVLVKNREGRPIFLKANPDAAYGKGLSARVMGSLLSLYDSGRVINPMKGGEDSNWETVDKEISSKLKALSADKRMVLMTSTIISPSIKAVIEKYKTTYTNFSHVTYDAVSYSAMLDANKEMFGKRVLPTYKFDKADIIVSFGADFIQDWTENEFGADYAKGRNPESGRMNKHYQFEANMSLTGSNADYRFPIKPSQEGLLLLNLYNMLAQKAGAQTYSSKKSNLDEQLKTVANELWVAKGKSLVVSGSSDKNIQMVVNKINELIASYGSTIDMDNVSFQRQGNDADVAQLIKDMNAGKVGALMLHNVNPAYTLPSSLKFADAIKKVALTVSFTLKENETTALCEYITPDNHLFESWGDAQPTKNYIGLIQPTISPLFDTRQWNVSLLKWLGEETDAYTALKTYWDTNLLNGQSWNQCLHDGFLADTKAAAVLPTEEAPVVAAETETPETATSSAVDFMAIANAIKANAGKASGLEMTLYTKSGIGNGSHADNPWLQELPDPISKATWDNYLTVNASDAKEWGLENEMQSNGSINGAYVTLSNGSTTIEKVPVLVQPGQARGTVGLAVGYGRTHAGKEVFNFGINAYELYNNFSLTSDNFKIEKTSGASGGHEFALTQVASTAMDRSEIIKETTFAEFQKDPTAGTDHIFLDTHKGKKHVEKVTLWQEFERDVHFWNLSIDLTKCNGCAACVVACHAENNVPVVGKEEIRVGREMHWLRIDRYYSSDTTKENANTDGLMDVIDMYLDMEIPSETPQVVFQPTMCQHCNHAPCENVCPVAATSHSREGLNHMAYNRCIGTRYCANNCPYKVRRFNWFQYSQNDDFDFVMNDEYSRMVLNPDVVVRSRGVIEKCSMCVHMIQKTKLDAKKAGRQVKDHEAQTACTLACDTGAMVFGDSMNKDHEVAELKESPRAYHSLEQLNTQPSVWYQTKVRNL